The DNA segment gtactcttgcctggaaaatcccattgatgggggagcctggtaggctgcagtccacggggttgtgaacagtcagacatgactgagcgacttgactttcacttttcactttcatgcattggagaaggaaatggcaacccactccagtgttcttgcctggagaatcccagggacgggggagcctggtgggctgctgtctctggggttgcacagagtcggacatgactgaagtgacttgcagcagcagcaagagaatgGATCTTAAGATTTCTCATCTCAGGAAAAAGATTTGGAATTTTGTCAAATGAAAGATGCTAACTTCCattggtaatcatttcataaataTGTAATCAAAGcattatgctgtacactttaATGCAACATTATATATCAATTACAgctcaaaactggaaaaaaataatttaaatgcaaATGTTCATGGCAGATGATTCAAGAAGTGATTATGGAAATCAAGTGCTACCCTTGGAGGCCCAAAGAATTGTCTGCTTACGTGGAATAGACAGTGATGCCTTCCCTGTCTTCGATCTTAATGCTGTCATCGCTGGGAGCTGGCGGGTCGCTTTGAAACTTGTTTGGAATCCGGAACCagacttttaatttcttctgtaggTCCCCATCGTCACTGGggaacacagcaaaggaaataggAACTGTCATCCCCATTCCGAGTCCTGAAAACACAGAACCCCACAGAGAGACATGGGTGTTAGAGACAGAACCTGCTGAGGCCCATGGACCATCTGCTGGTCTCATTCTTCTTTTAAGACAATATTTGTTGTTCTTGAAATTTATAATAGGCATTTCAGGCATTAGCATGTATCACCACATACATATAAAGTACCTCTTAATGTACATACTAGAGGTAGAAAGGTAGTGATTCAAATTCGTCTGGAAAAAATTATTTAGCAATATATATCAAGACTATAAATATATCAGTACCCAATTACTTCCCAggtggaacagtggtaaagaatccacctgccaatgcaggagatgcatgtttgacccctgggttgggaagataccctggagaaggtacCTGGAGAAGATACCCCGGCagcccaatccaatattcttgcctgggaaatcccatggacagaggatcctggtgggctacagtccatgcggtcgcaaaagagttggacacaacttagcgactaaacaacaacagagtaCGTCCTGTCTAACTGctgattttatctttaaattttatttaatttttcatttttggctgtgttgggtcttctagttgcaaagagtcagggctgctctctagtggGGGCtacttctctagctgcagagagtcggggctgctctctagtgggGGCtacttctctagctgcagagagtcggggctgctctctagtgggGGCtacttctctagttgcagagtcggggctgctctctagtgggGGCtacttctctagctgcagagtcggggctgctctctagtgggGGCtacttctctagctgcagagagtcggggctgctctctagtggcGATGCTtgggctcctcactgcagtggctcctctcgctgcagagcatgggctctgggcacacGAGCTGCAGCggctgtggtacacaggcttaccTGCCCCACGGCACCCCActtgcctgcattggcaagcggattcttaaccactataccaccagagaagtcataATTGTTGATTTTACTgaaataatctaaaatatgaaaaaggCTATTTAGGGAATAGGATTTTCCTTGTAGCAGAATTTATAATTGTGAAAAATTGAGATATGTTCAAAAGAGGACTATGTTTAAGTAAATTATAGGCACATGATGCAATACAATTTAGCTATGAATAGTCATGCTTAGGACTAGTTagctacaatggaaaataattatgaaataagGAACAGAAACAGGATATATTGCACAAACCCTACGATTACATATTGTGTgcgagttgctcagtcatgcccgactcttttcaactccatgaaccacctggagcccatcaggctcctctgtctatggaattctccagacaagcatactagagtgggttgctattttttactccaggggaccttcccaacccagggattgaacctgggtctcctgcattgtgggcagattctttaccatctgagccaccagggaagatactattatgattacattttaaaaacctattataAAGCCCTAAAAATACACCCAAAGATGACAATGATTACATTAGAAAAGATGGACTGGGGTgctgttttgttattttcaaaaatgtttgatGAGTTCCTAatttttacacatattttcttctgaagaaaatttatgacaatGCCAAGAAGGAAAAGACTTCTTCGTGACCTCCTACTGGTTGACTTATGTCCAAAGCCTGATTTCTTTGGTTCTAGCAAATATTACTAAGCTTGATACGAGCTTCTTTCTCATTTATCAACTTGAGATATATCctaaatattaaatacatttttttttcatcttgtatACTGAACCATTTTGGGTTTGTACTGATTCTAAAGTGCAGGCCAAGTTAGAGAGCTTAAGAGTTAAATgaaaagtcgcttagtcatgtccgactcttggtgaccccatggactatacagtccatggaattctccagaccagaatacttgagtgggtaaccttttccttctccaggggatcttcccaacccagggattgaacctaggtctcacacattgtgggtggattctttaccagctgagccacaagggaagcccttaagtgTTAAAGTCCTATTTAAATATGGTTTACATGCAAACAGGTACACTGAAACTTCAGGCCTCTCATTTTATCATAAAAACAGGGAGGCAGCCAGCATGGACTACCAAGTCTTATTACTATTATTAGACcatgccacgtggcttgcaggatcttagttccctgaccagggatcaaatcttggACCCCAGCAGTGACAGCACTGAGTactagccaccggaccaccagggaatccccatggactgtcaaGTGTTTCAGAAGGGGACTAAGATCTCTCAGGCTCTTTATTTGCCAGAACAGAGCCAGGGACCAGCCACACTCATCACTCACTGATCTTCAGAACCCCATAGAATCTGAGCTACTTGGGGGCTGATGAGATTTTCGGCCTGGGGGCAGAGGTCTCAAGTCAGAGGTGGGCTTTGTTCTGTGGCCTGGCTTACCACGGACACACCTTACCCAGTTCACCAATCCAAGATAAGCACtgtaaggttaaaaaaataacaaacggACGAACAAACGAAGCCTGTGTCTTCAGACCAGGGAGAGAAGCATGAACTCAGTGCTACTGAGCGGGCATGACGTCAGTGGGTCTACCCAGAGCCCCCCTGCCCACACAGTTGAGCAAGGTCACAGGACACTGAAACAGGCGTCTTGGGGTCCCTTCCTGTGTTTTCCATCGATGACGTGAGACTGCAGCACTGGCCTGGGTGACCAGAGCCCATCCTTCAGGGACACTCACCCTTATCATTGGAGCCTCCCACATACTTCATGACTTTTGGCATTGCCTCCCTCAGAGCCTCATCCACAGGcttatctgtcacttccactgtggcAAACTTCCCGCCTTCACAGGCCCTCTCCTCGTAGAAGACATCTCCCTGGAGGCAGAGAAGGCACAGCACTGAAGAGGTGGAAGGTAGCAACCTGTGATGACtctgagagtgttagtcactcagtcgtgtctgactctttgtgacccagtggactgtagcctctgtccagggaatcctccagacaagaaaactggtgtgggcagccattcctttctccaggggatcttcctgactcagagatcgatcctaggtctcccacattgcaggcagattctttaccatctgagccaccagggaagcccctacaagcAGTAAAAGTCCAGCTACAAGAGGCACAGACTGCTAAGGAACTTTCCATAATGAGCCTAACTCTGGTGACAGTGGAAGAGACAGGCCGGAGTATGAAGGACCATAAGAAATAGACTCTGAGAGTTTTTACAGAACTAGAGAGAGCAGAGAGGGGACTGGTGCCAAGGAGGAAGGATTTGGGAGGAAGTGACAGGGCAGCTGATTGCTCAGGGTAACAGGGGTGTCGCTTAGTGAGACGAGCTGGGAAGAGGAGTCACGTCTGGGAGTAGTGTGAACTGAATTACTCCGATTCTTCTTGAATTACAGCCCTGCTACTAGATTGAGGCTAGTCTTGGGGCCTAAGAGTTTTGTGGGATTGGCGTTGTATTGGTTTGTTTCACCCTTTgccatattgtaaagcagtgcctccaaacttaaaaagaaaatcacaatccAGAACAAGAAATATTTTTACATCATGCCCTATCAAGAACATGAAACAACTTCATATAATCAACATTCTCAGAGAAATAATAGAAGATATTACATCACAAACCACCCAGAACAGCCCCAGAGTGCTGTAAAAACAGAATGGTCTGAGATCAAAGAGCTctgggaaattaaaaatataacagaGGTGAAAAAATTCGGTAGAAAGGTTGGAAGATAAAATTGAAGGAAATGTTTTAGAAAGTCAAGTAAAAAGGCAAAGATgtagaaaatagaaaaggaaaaggatcaAGCCAAGAGATCCAACATCTGAATAATAAGAGATCTAGGAAAagagaggacttcccaggtggctcaggggtaaagaatctgccgaccaatgcatgagacacaggagaccagggtttgatctctgggttgggaagatccctggaggaggaaatggcaacccactccagttttcttgccgggataattccatgaacagaggagcctggcacacaacagtccacggggtcacaaatagttggatatgactttgcaactgagcacgcatgcacacaggaAAAGAGAACACAAAATGGCAAAGGAGGAAACAAACAACTACAATGACAATCCCACAAAACTCTGAGGCTCCAAGATTAGCCTCAATCTAGTAGCAGGACttcacacttttcactttcatgcactggaggaggaaatggcaacccactccagaattcttgcctggagaatcccagggacaggggagcctggtgggctgccatctatggggtcgcacagagtcagacacgactgaagagacttagcagcagcagcagcagtagcaggactgCCTTTCAAGAAGAATCAGAGTAGTTCTGTTCGCACTGTACTCCCAGTCATGACTCCTCTTCCCAGCCCGGCTCACTAAGCACATCCCCTGAGACATCAGCCGCACTGCCACTTCCCCTTCAAAACTTCCTCCTTGGCAGTGATCTCCTCCTGCATTGAGTCTCTGTGCTAAAGTCATTATCTTTACCCTACAGACCCACACAGCTCTCCTCCagccctctttctcctccttgccCTTTGACGTCTCATTatgatactgggcttccctggtggctcaactggtaaagaacgtgcctgcccatgcaggagacataagacatcgattcaacccttgggttgggaagatcccctggagaagggaatggcaacccactccagtattcttgcctgcagaatcccatggacagaagatcctggagggctacagtccatggggatgcaaagagttagacatgaccgagcacacacacacaaacatgataTAATTTTGCATTCCCGAACATACAGTAAAGCAGTGCTTTCAAACTTAAAAAACCCCACAATCCAGAACAAGAAATACATTTTCACATCATGCCCTATCATGGACATACATGTCTGAAGCAAAGTTTCACAAAATAACAGTTTACCCTTATGGATTGGATGCATGATGATACacgccttttctttttttaattggagtatagtcaatttacaatgttgtgttagtttcaagtgtacagcaaaatgattcagacacacacacccacccacacacccacacacacacacacacacacacacatatatatatatatatattctttttcaacactgaagtcagattcattatattctttgcagccaaagatggagaaactctatacagtcagcaaaaacaagaccgggagatgactgtggctcagatcatgaactccttattgccaaattcagactgaaactgaagaaagtggagaaaaccactagaccattcaggcatgacctaaatcaaatctcatgactatacagtggaaatgagaaatagatttaagggactagatctgatagatagagtgcctgatgaactgtggactgaggtttgtgacattgtacaggagacagggatcaagaccatccccatggaaaagaaatgcaaaaaagcaaaatggctgtctgaggaggccttacaaatagctgtgaaaagaagggaagcgaaaagcaaaggagataaagaaagatataagcagctgaatgcagagttccaaagaatagcaaggagagataagaaacccttcctcagcgatcaatgcaaaggaatagaggaaaataacagaatgggaaagactagagatctcttcaagaaaattagagataccaagggaacatttcatgcaaagatgggcaccataaaggacagaaatggtagggacctaacagaatcagaagatattaagaagaggtggcaagaatacacagaagaactgtacaaaaaagatcttcatgacccagataaccatgatggtgtgatcactcacctagagagccagacatcctggaatgtgaagtcaagtgggccttaggaagcatcactatgaacaaagctagtggaggtgatagaattccagttgagctgtttcaaattctgaaagatgacactgtgaaagtgctgcactcaatatgccagcaaatttggaaaactcagcagtagccacaggactggaaaaagtcagttttcattccaatcccaaagaaaggcaatgccaaagaatgctcaaactaccacacaattgcactcatctcacacgctagtaaagtgatgcttaaaattctccaagccaggcttcagcaatacgtgaaccatgaacttccagatattcaa comes from the Bubalus kerabau isolate K-KA32 ecotype Philippines breed swamp buffalo chromosome 1, PCC_UOA_SB_1v2, whole genome shotgun sequence genome and includes:
- the HEBP1 gene encoding heme-binding protein 1 isoform X2; this encodes MLGMIKNSLFGSVETWPWQVLSKGSKGDVFYEERACEGGKFATVEVTDKPVDEALREAMPKVMKYVGGSNDKGLGMGMTVPISFAVFPSDDGDLQKKLKVWFRIPNKFQSDPPAPSDDSIKIEDREGITVYSTLSWISVPGSGRCPEEENGTPLQCFCLENSMDRGTWQATVHGVAESDTAEQPSL
- the HEBP1 gene encoding heme-binding protein 1 isoform X1, with the translated sequence MLGMIKNSLFGSVETWPWQVLSKGSKGDVFYEERACEGGKFATVEVTDKPVDEALREAMPKVMKYVGGSNDKGLGMGMTVPISFAVFPSDDGDLQKKLKVWFRIPNKFQSDPPAPSDDSIKIEDREGITVYSTQFGGYAKAADYAAQAAQLRSALESTAKYQTDFYFCTGYDPPMKPYGRRNEVWLVKSSE